The sequence TTACAGAATTTGCTTGCGCGTTGTTTGATGGGGTATACTTATTACATAATTGGAGGAGGTGACAGCAGTGAAGGTTTCTTATCAAGATGAGCATTTAGAAAGTCTCGTAAAAGAGCTGTGTCATCTTACGACAGAAATAGAATGCGTGGAATTTAAGCTCAACAATGCCAAACCTGATGAAATAGGAGAGTATATATCAGCTTTATCAAATACAGCCGCCATTACGGGGCAACCATATTCGTACCTTATTTGGGGAGTCGATGACGAAAGCCACGAAATTGTAGGCACAACATTCACTCCAGCCAGAGAAAAATGCGGTAATGAGGACTTAATCAATTGGCTATCATGTCTGCTTGCGCCTAAAATCAGATTCCAATTCTTAACCGTCAATATCGATACTAAAGAAGTTGTCGTTTTGGAGATATCAGCAGCAACACATACGCCGGTAAGTTTCAGGGGAACAGAGTATATTCGTATAGGCTCCTATAAAAAGAAACTTAAAGATCACCCCGAGATGGAGCGTGCGTTATGGGCCGCTTTTGAAAAACGACGCTTTGAGCAGGAAATTGCTGCGGAAAAATTAAGTGCGGATCAAGTATTGGAATATATATTTTATCCGGCGTATTTTGATTTGCTTAAAAAAAACTTGCCTGGCAGCAAGAATGCTATTCTGAAGGAACTAAATTCAGAAGAAATAATACAGCCAGACTCTCATGGGAAATGGAACGCTACTAATATGGGAGCGATCCTTTTTGCGAAAGATATCACGAAATTTAAAGGATTGCGCCGCAAGGCTGTACGTGTAGTATTTTATAAAGGCAGTAGCCGTATAGAAACAGAAAGGGAAGTTGAGTTTACAGGAGGCTACGCTTTTTCCTATGAAGAAATAGTGAGTTATGTTACAGAATTGTCACCGAAGAAAGAGATAATAGAAAAAGGCATCCGTAAATCTATCTCACTATTTCCGGAACTGGCGGTACGTGAATTGATCGCGAATGCGCTTATACATCAAGATTTTTATATCAGCGGGACCTCGCCAATGATTGAGATCTTTAGTGATAGGATAGAAATAACAAATCCTGGCCTCCCTTTGATCGCCGTTGAAAGGTTTTTGGACACCCCACCTAAATCTAGAAACGAGCACATCACGTCGTTGCTTAGACGAATAGGCGTATGTGAGGAACGAGGAAGTGGAATAGATAAAGTTGTTGCTATGACTGAATTCTATCAGCTGCCTGCTCCGATATTTGAAACTATGCCAGAGCATACGCGCGTTGTCCTTTTTGCTCACAGATGTTTTAAAGAAATAGATAAGAGCGAACGTATAAGGGCGACATACCTCCATGCTTCATTAAAATACGTAGAGAGAAAAAGCATGACAAATAAGACATTGCGGGAACGATTTGAACTAGACGTAAAGAACAGCGCCACAATTTCACGAATAATAAGAGATACCATTGAAATTGGATTAATAAAATGCCAAGACGATACGGTAGGAACTAAGGCAAAAAAATATCTTCCCTATTGGGCATAAAACCGTTGGAATTTGCTTGCGTGTTGCTTGATGGATAAGAGCGAAAAAAATGACCAGCAATAAAAAAAGCCTGTATCAGACTGGGTTTGTTTCATAGAATTTGCTTGCGCGTTGTTTGATGGAAAATGAATGAATATCGTTGATTATATTTCACAGCCAAAGCAACATAGACAGGCTTCTATTGCAGAAGTTTGTTTGCAGCGATTGTGCTATTTGGGGTAGGCGTTATCACACATAAACTCCGTGATAGCCTCTTTTTTATACGATTCACAATTTTTTGCAGCAATAGCTGCAACAAGGTTAAGATTACCGAGAGGGACGAAGTGGGTAGCGCCACTACCCACTTCAAGGACGGTATCCAATATTACTTAAGGGGTTCCAGCTCCTCCCCTTTCACCTGGATAAAAGTAAGCGTTGTCCCCTCCACCGATACCGGAAAAACGCCGCGTCAAAAGACTTGAACAAAGCAAATTGGTATTGGAACAGCTAATTGGCATAGGCAGGTGATATTTGACGCTTGTGGATAGTCTTTAAAGAACCGGCATTCTAATAAAATCACTTCTCCTATGCAAGACTAGTAATAGGGTAGCAAATAAAAGTTAGAAACTGATGCCGCCAAAGCTTTACTATAAATTAACGGCTATGAGCATTTCATTGATTTTCTGGCCCCGATGATTTCTCCATGTTTGTGAATGTGACCAAGACACACTTAAAAACGGTCTTGTTATATATCGTATCAGCCATGTTGTTTAGCTTTCTATTGATTGCTCTGATTTTTATGGAGCAAATGAGGAGTTAAATAAGTGGTAAGCTAAACGTCATACATAATTTAATAGTTGCAGATGGTATCATAGTGGTGCTAATATATAAATGTTAATGCCAATATCTAGGCAAACACAGGATAGTTTTCAAGGTGCTCTGATGTGGGTAGCATTAAATAATGTTTCTGGAATTTTGGGAAATATAAATAAAACTGAAATAGAATATAAGCGCTAAGGTGCGATGCATATGTATTGTAACGACAAACATATATACACGATGATAAAACGTGCGGCGGATATTATTCTGTCGTCAGTTGGCTTGGTGTTGCTTTCTCCCCTATTGCTTGCTATTGCCCTGTTAATAAAGCTCGATACGCCTGGCCCGATATTCTTTAAACAAAAAAGAATAGGCAGGCATAAAACGTACTTTTATATCTATAAATTCCGCACAATGAGAATAGATACGCCAAAAGATATGCCTACGCACTTGTTGGCAGATCCTGACGCTTATATTACAAAACTAGGAAAATTTATGCGTAAAACGAGTTTAGACGAATTACCACAAATAATAAATATACTAGTCGGTCAAATGTCTATCATCGGCCCGCGTCCCGCGCTGTGGAACCAGTACGACCTCATCGCGGAGCGCGACAAATACGGCGCCAACGACATCCGCCCCGGCCTCACCGGCTGGGCGCAGATAAACGGATACCTAGGAACTGTGATTATCAATAAACTAAGTTTGACAGTAGGTGAAACGGCATGAAGAAAATCCCCTTCAGCCCCCCGGACATAACGTCAGCGGAGATCAACGAAGTCGTTGCGGCGCTGAAATCCGGCTGGATTACCACCGGTCCTAGGACAAAAGAGCTGGAACGCATCACCGCGACGCGCTGCCATACCGCGAAAGCGGTCTGCCTGAACTCCAACACCGCCTGTGCCGAGATGACCCTGCGCCTTCTGGGCGTCGGCCCCGGAGACGAAGTCATCGTTCCCGCTTATACCTATACGGCGACGGCGAGCGTAATTGAGCATGTCGGCGCTAAAATCGTCATGATCGACTGTGAACCCGGTAAATTCACAATAGACTATGACAAGCTGGAAGCCGCTATTACAGAAAAGACCAAGGTCATCATACCGGTGGACCTCTTTGGCATCCCCGCCGATTATGAGCGTATCATTGACATCGCCGAAAAGAAACGCCCGCTCTTCTCTCCTTCCGACAACCACATACAGCGGGCTATCGGCAGAGCCATAATCATGGGCGACGCAGCGCATTCCTTCGGCGCCTCCTATAAAGGAATACCCATCGGCTCCGTCGCCGACTTTACGAACTTCTCCTTTCACGCCGTCAAAAACCTTACCACCGCCGAAGGCGGCGCGGCGACTTGGAGAGATATCGAGGGCGTGGACAATGAACAGCTCTACCGCCGTTACATGCTGCTGAGCCTCCACGGACAGAGCAAAGATGCCCTCGCGAAAACCAAACTCGGCACCTGGGAATACGACATTGCGGGACTCTGGTACAAATGCAATATGACCGACCTCCACGCCGCGGTCGGGCTTGCCCAGATAAAAAGATACGACGCCCTTTTGGCGCGCCGGAGAAAGATCATCGAAAGATTGGATGCCGCGCTTGCCAGCCTGCCCGTAGAGACGCTGAGGCACTATACAAAAGAATATAGCTCCTCCGGCCACCTTTATATCATGCGGCTAAAGGGCAGGGACGACAAAGAAAGAGACGGCTTCATCACCAAAATGGCCGAACTGGGGGTGGCGACAAACGTCCACTACAAACCGCTGCCGCTGCACACCGGTTATCGGAAACTGGGCTTTGACATCGCCGACTACCCCTACGCCTATGAACAATTCCGCAACGAAGTCACGCTGCCCCTGCATACGTCACTGACCGATGAAGATGTGGACTATGTAATTGAGTGCGTAAGGAAATGCCTGTAAAAAATGCTGAAAGAGTGGGAAGAATTGCCTGACTGCATGAGAACGGAAGCCGTTCGCCCCTATTACGAGACGCTCAAAAAGAAAAGAGCGGCCTTGCTGTTGAAGCGTGTCTTCGACGTCGTGACGGCAATCTTGATGCTGGCAGTCCTCTCGCCGCTGCTTCTCGCAATATCGCTTGCGATAATCCTTGACAGCAACGGCGGCGTCTTCTTCCGTCAGGAACGTATTACGCAATATGGGGAAAAATTCAAGATATTTAAATTCAGAACGATGATCGCGAACGCGGACAAGCTTGGCGCGCAGGTAACGGTGAAAGATGACGCGCGCGTCACAAAAATCGGCAGAACGCTAAGAAAATACCGGCTGGACGAACTTCCCCAACTGCTAAACATCATCGCCGGAGACATGAGCTTCGTGGGAACGAGGCCGGAAGTAGAGAAATACGTCAGGCAATACAACGACGAAATGTACGCGACGCTGCTTTTGCCGGCGGGCGTCACCTCGGAGACGAGCATTATGTACAAAGACGAAGAAAAACTGCTGGCCAGGGCGGAGTCAGCCGACGAGGCCTACATAAGCAAGGTCCTGCCGGAAAAGATGGAATACAACTTGAAGAGCCTGCGGAACTTCAGCTTGCAGTCGGAGATATCGACGATGGCTAAGACTGTGCTGGCGGTAGTGGATTGATGAAGACTAAATTCAGTGTTTTGAATAATTTTACGCCACCTGCGACAAAGGATACGGTCATATGAAGATATTGCTCATAAACCACTACGCAGGTTCAATATATCACGGCATGGAATTTCGTCCCTACTACCTGTCAAAAGAATGGGTAAAGATGGGGCATGAAATTATAATTGTCGCTGCCTCCTTCTCGCACCTTCGACAGAAGGATATCGAAATGACCGCCGATGCTATGGAAGAAAACATTGATGGTATTCGCTATATATGGCTGCGGACGCCGAAATACAGCGGGAATGGGCTTGGCCGCATACGTAATATGCTGTCTTTCCTCCGCAAACTTTATACCTACCTTCCAAAAATTACAGCGAATTTTGCCCCCGACGCTGTTATCGCGTCATCGACCTATCCGCTCGATTCGTACCCCGCAAGATGGATTGCCAAGAAGCATGGCGCAAAATTTGTCTTCGAGCTCCATGACCTTTGGCCGCAGGTATTGGGAAAAATGTCCAAATGGCATCCGTTCATCATGATAATGCAGATGGCGGAGGACTATTGGTGCAAAAACGCCGACGTCGTGATTTCTCTTCTGCCGAACGCT is a genomic window of Cloacibacillus sp. containing:
- a CDS encoding ATP-binding protein → MKVSYQDEHLESLVKELCHLTTEIECVEFKLNNAKPDEIGEYISALSNTAAITGQPYSYLIWGVDDESHEIVGTTFTPAREKCGNEDLINWLSCLLAPKIRFQFLTVNIDTKEVVVLEISAATHTPVSFRGTEYIRIGSYKKKLKDHPEMERALWAAFEKRRFEQEIAAEKLSADQVLEYIFYPAYFDLLKKNLPGSKNAILKELNSEEIIQPDSHGKWNATNMGAILFAKDITKFKGLRRKAVRVVFYKGSSRIETEREVEFTGGYAFSYEEIVSYVTELSPKKEIIEKGIRKSISLFPELAVRELIANALIHQDFYISGTSPMIEIFSDRIEITNPGLPLIAVERFLDTPPKSRNEHITSLLRRIGVCEERGSGIDKVVAMTEFYQLPAPIFETMPEHTRVVLFAHRCFKEIDKSERIRATYLHASLKYVERKSMTNKTLRERFELDVKNSATISRIIRDTIEIGLIKCQDDTVGTKAKKYLPYWA
- a CDS encoding sugar transferase, yielding MYCNDKHIYTMIKRAADIILSSVGLVLLSPLLLAIALLIKLDTPGPIFFKQKRIGRHKTYFYIYKFRTMRIDTPKDMPTHLLADPDAYITKLGKFMRKTSLDELPQIINILVGQMSIIGPRPALWNQYDLIAERDKYGANDIRPGLTGWAQINGYLGTVIINKLSLTVGETA
- a CDS encoding DegT/DnrJ/EryC1/StrS aminotransferase family protein is translated as MKKIPFSPPDITSAEINEVVAALKSGWITTGPRTKELERITATRCHTAKAVCLNSNTACAEMTLRLLGVGPGDEVIVPAYTYTATASVIEHVGAKIVMIDCEPGKFTIDYDKLEAAITEKTKVIIPVDLFGIPADYERIIDIAEKKRPLFSPSDNHIQRAIGRAIIMGDAAHSFGASYKGIPIGSVADFTNFSFHAVKNLTTAEGGAATWRDIEGVDNEQLYRRYMLLSLHGQSKDALAKTKLGTWEYDIAGLWYKCNMTDLHAAVGLAQIKRYDALLARRRKIIERLDAALASLPVETLRHYTKEYSSSGHLYIMRLKGRDDKERDGFITKMAELGVATNVHYKPLPLHTGYRKLGFDIADYPYAYEQFRNEVTLPLHTSLTDEDVDYVIECVRKCL
- a CDS encoding sugar transferase yields the protein MLKEWEELPDCMRTEAVRPYYETLKKKRAALLLKRVFDVVTAILMLAVLSPLLLAISLAIILDSNGGVFFRQERITQYGEKFKIFKFRTMIANADKLGAQVTVKDDARVTKIGRTLRKYRLDELPQLLNIIAGDMSFVGTRPEVEKYVRQYNDEMYATLLLPAGVTSETSIMYKDEEKLLARAESADEAYISKVLPEKMEYNLKSLRNFSLQSEISTMAKTVLAVVD